From the Deltaproteobacteria bacterium genome, the window TTCCGAACTGGCGGAGTTTCTCACCGCCGGCCAGGCCGCCGCCTGCGTGACCTGCTACGCGCACCATTATCCGCCGCGCATCAAGAAAGGCGCGCCGCTGGGTTATATGCAGGGCGAAGGCATCGCGACGATTACCGCCAACGCTCTGGCCAAGGATGCACCCCATCCCAACGCCGGCTTGTTGTTCTATCGCTGGTCGGCCAGCGAAGAAGGACAAAAAGCCTACGCCGCCGGTGGCCGCTTGCCGCCCCATCCCAAAGTTGACCCGGTGGAAAAGATTCGCCCGGCGATTCTCTATCCGATCGGAACGGAGGAGATCAAGGAATGGCGTCGCTATGAGAAAATCTGGAAAGAGATTTTCAAGCTGCGTTAGAGATCAGCTTGACTCCATCGATTAAACTGCTATCACCGTTGCACCGGACTTTTCGGTGCAATATGGAGGTCGTCATGTTGGCAATTCGGTTACTCGTTTTCGGCGCGGTCATGATCGTTGGCGGGATGGTTACGTACGTCCCAGCCCACTGTCAGTCCCTCGACGAACTCCATAAGGCCGCACTCAAGGAAGGCGGCGGGCTCAACTTCTACGGCACGTTGGCGCAGATCAACGCAGAAATCATTTTCCCACTGTTCGAAAAGCGCTTTCCTGGCATTAAGGTAAATCACATCGACGCCACCTCGGATAAGCTGGTGGCCCGCGCGGTTAGCGAAGCGCGCGGCGGCAAGACCCTCGGCGATGTCTTTCAGGTACCCCTGGAAAACGTCGTGCAACTGCACGAACAAGGATTGATGCAGGAACTGTCGTTGCCGGAATCGGCGGCCTATCCCGAAGGACTCAAAGGATCATTCTGGACTGCCTCCGACCTTCAGTACTTTGTTGCCGCATGGAACACCAATCTGGTTAAGAAGGACGAAGAGCCCAAGAGCTTCGACGACTTTATCAATCCGAAATGGAAAAACCGCCTAATCGCTGAACCGCGCGATTTGGAAATGCTCCTGGCTTTCGCCAAGTATCGTTTCAAGAATGATGAAAAGGCGATCGACTACTGGAAGAAGGTCGCCGCCAACAATGTCGAATTTCACGCCGGCCATTCGCAGTTGGCCGAACTCTTGGTCGCCGGCCAGGCCGCGGTCTGTCTAACCTGTTACTCGCACCACTATCCGATCCGTATGAGGAAGGGTGCTCCGGTTAACTACATGCTCAGCGAAGGCGTGGCTTCGATCAACGCCACCGCGGTGTTCAAGAATGCGCCTCATCCGAACACGGCGTTATTGTTCGCGCGTTGGGTGGCGAGTTTAGACGGGCAAAAAGTGATGGCCCAAGGTGGGCGCAATCCAGCTCATCCCAAGGTCGATCCCACCGATAAGACCAAGACCGACAAAGCGTACTTTATCACGGCCGCCGATTTGAAGGAATTTCCCAAGTACGAAAAGACTTGGAGAGCAATCTTTAAGCTGCGTTAGTCAAGACCAACTTCTTGACGCGGAAGTAAACCATGTCCACTGTCGCAACTCCCACTACTGCAAAACAGAGCAATGGCCTAGACCCGGCACTGTTAGTTCCAGTAGTTGGCGCCGCCATTCTGATTTATCTCGCCGTGCTGCCGCTGTTCATGTTGATCATGGGCAGCTTTCAGGCCGAGGTGGCGCCGCGGGAGTTTGTCTACACGCTGCAGAACTATCAAAAGGCCTATGCCAGTGAGCATACCTACTCGACCTTCGTAAACTCGCTGATCTTTGCCTCGGGTTCGGCGGCGATAACATTTTTATTCGGTACAATGTTGGCGTGGCTCACCGAGCGCACCAACACGCCAATGCGCAAACTATTCGTGCCGATCGCCGTGGTTCCATTGATCCTTCCTGGCGTTCTTGAATCCATCTCGTGGATTTTTCTTTTAAGTCCCAAGTTCGGCTATGTGAACGTTTGGTTGATGCATCTGTTCGGTCTGCAATCGCCGCCGTTCAACGTGTTTTCTCTGCCGGGCATGATCTGGGTCCACTCCGTCGGCCAGGTGCCGTTGGCGTTTTTGATGATGACCGCGGCGTTCAAATCGATGGATCCATCCTTGGAAGAATCGGCGATGATGTCGGGAGCCAATACTTGGCAGACCATCAAGCGGATTACCTTACGCCTGTTAGCACCCACCGCCGGTTCGGTTCTGCTCATTCTGTTTGTCCGCACCCTTGAATCTTTCGAAACCCCGGCGCTGATCGGCATCCCGGCGCGTATTTACGTCTATACGAGTGAAATTTTTCTCGCTTTCAATGAATATCCGCCGGACTACGGCCGCGGCGGCGCCTTAGCGGTGGGTCTATTACTGCTCAGTGCCGTGGGTGTTTGGCTCTATACCAGAGCTACAAAAGAGGGTAAAAAATTCCAAACCGTCACGGGCAAGGCTTTCCGGCCGCGCCAGTTCGATCTGGGCCCGTGGCGGTGGGCCGGCTTCGCTTTCCTGATGGTCTATTTTATCTTTGTCGTGCTGCTGCCATTTTTGGTTTTGTTTTGGGCGTCGTTCTTGCCGTTTTTCGCGGCGCCGAGTTGGAGCGCACTGGATAAGTTGACCTTGGACAATTACCGTTACTTGGGCGGGTTTAGGCCGTTTTGGGAGGCGATGAAGAACAGCGTCATTCTCTCGACCTTGACCGCCACTGTGGCTATGGTGTTGACCTCCTTGGTCGCCTGGATCGTTTATAAGAGCAAATTGCGCGGTGCCTGGATTCTCGACATCCTCGCTTTTATCCCGATCACCATCCCTGGCATAGTCATGGGCATGGCGCTGATTCTTTTGTACGTCGCCTTTCCGATTCCAATCTACGGCACCATATGGGTGTTGTTGATCGCCTATGTGACGCGCTTTATACCGTACGGCATGCGCTCCTCGTCAGGATCGATCATGCAGATTCATAGCGAGCTTGAAGAGGCTGCCGCCGCTTCCGGGGCATCGTGGTGGGACACTTTCAAACGGGTGACGCTGCCCTTGCTCCGTCCGGGTTTCGTCGCCGGCTGGATCTATATCTGCATCGTGTCGTTTCGCGAGTTCTCTACCTCGGTGCTGCTCGCCACCGGCGAAAGCCGCGTGCTGTCGATTTTACTTTTTACCATGTTCGAGCAAGGTCAAGTGACGATTGTCGCCGCCATCGGCATCCTGATGATCGTTACCCTGCTGACTGTAGTGGGAATATTTTACAAACTCACCGGCAAAGTGGGCATACAGACGTAGGGAAGATTGGAGTACTGGAGTGATGGAGTAATGGAGAGATGATTTTCGGACCCAACACTCCATCACTCCAATACTCCATCATTCCAGTTTTTCGGGAGAACCATTCGTGATCGAAGTTAAGGGTCTGGTAAAAATCTACGAAGATGGCTCCAATGCCGGGGTCAAGGCCGTCAACGAAATCAGCTTCACGGTGGAGGAGGGGAGGTTTTATACCTTGCTCGGACCCTCCGGTTGCGGCAAGACCACGACCCTTCGCTGTATCGCCGGCCTGGAAAAAGCCAACGGCGGCGAGATCATCGTCGCCGGGCAAAAAGTCTACTCCGCCAACGCTAATACTTATGTGCCGGCCTATCGCCGTCCCATCGGCATGGTGTTTCAGAGCTACGCCATCTGGCCGCACATGACGGTATTCGAGAACGTGGCGTTCCCATTGCGCGTCGGCAAAGAGAAGGTCAGCAGCACCGAGTTAAAGAAGAAAGTCATGACCGCTCTCGAACAGGTGGAGTTGAATGGCTATGAAGCGCGCATGGCGACGCAATTGTCGGGCGGGCAGCAGCAACGCCTCGCTTTGGCGCGCGCCCTGGTACGCGAGCCTAAAGTTTTGCTGCTTGACGAGCCGCTCAGCAATCTCGACGCGAAATTGCGCGAGCGCATGCGTTTCGAGCTGCGCGAGCTTCAGCGTCGTCTGCGTATTACGACGCTTTACGTGACCCACGACCAGATCGAAGCGCTGTCCATGTCCAATGTGATCGCGGTGATGAACCAGGGGATGATCGTTCAGGAGGGCGCGCCGCGGGAGATTTATCTGACGCCGAAGAGTAAGTTTGTCGCCAACTTCATCGGTTCGACCAATCAGTTGACCGGCCATTTGGCCCGCGTCGATGCCGACGGCACCGGTATGGTGCGCACGGACGACGGTGAGATCGCCTGCGCGGTGCTCGACGGCTTGCAGGCCGGCAGTAAGGTCGTGGTCGTGGTGCGGCCGGAGAGCGTCAACATGCATGTGCAACGGCCGAGCCAATGCGAGAACCTCATCGAAGCCAAGATCGGCGCGGCGATGTTCCTCGGCGAATATTTGGACTGCACCGTCGAGTTGGGGAACCATGTGCTGCAAACCCATCAGCGCCACACTATGCAAATCCGCCGCGGCGATACCGTCTGGGTCGAGCTGCCGGCGAGCGAATGCATGGCGTTGCCCGCCGAATAGTCAGACGGAGTTTTCTCCCTCGGTTGAATCAGGCCCATCTTAGGTTTAAATCCATAGTAGCCAGTGAGCGCGCGGCGACGCGCGGAAGGTTGGTGCGGTGCTATGATTGGTAAGATTCTTACTATCGTCGGCTTGATAACGTTGGTCTTGCTCGGCCAAGCCGGAGCCCAGGAGCGCTTGCGCTTGGTATACAGCTCGGCGGATGGCACCAACTTCGTTTGGTACGCGGCCCTCGACGGCGGCTTTTACAAGAAGCATGGCTTGGATGTCGATTTGATCTTCGTGCCGAGCTCGACCACCGCGGTGTCAAGCATGATCGCCGGCGATATTCAGATCGGCAACAACTCCGGCGGCACGGTTGCGAGCGCGGTGGTCGGCGGCGCCAACTTGGTGCTCACCGGTTGTTACATCAACACGCTGCCCTATGAATTAGTCGTCCACGAATCGATCAAATCGGCCGAAGAGCTGCGCGGCAAAAGCATCGGCATCAGTCGGGTCGGCAGCGCGTCGGACTCGGCGGCGCGTATTTTGGTCAAAGGACTAGGACTTGAGCCGGTCAAAGATGTGCCGATCTTACAGGTGGGCGGCACCGCCGAGCGCGCCGCGGCGTTTCGCGGCGGGCGGATTGTCGGCTTTCCTTCGCCTCCCGGCGTGATTCATTTGGCCCAGGGCATGCCGCACCGAATCTTGATCAGCACGGCGGACTTTCAGAAGCGCTATGAGTTCCCTTTTATTTGCTCATCGACAACGAAAACGTTTCTCGCGGCGCGGCGCGATACTGTGCGGCGCGTGACGATGGCCTTGATCGAAGCGACCCATTTTCTCAAAACCCGTAAAGAAGAGAGCAAAAAGTTCATCGCCAAGTTCTCGCGCCAAACCAATCCTAAATATTTAGAGGATTCCTACATCGCCATGGCCAAGTTGCACGACCGCGTGCCGCTGGTGACCCGTGCCGGCGCCGAGGATCAAATGAAAGAGTCGCTCAGCCGCAAACCGGGAATGAGTTTGAAATTGGAAGACTGGATTGATGACAGCATCGTGCGCGAGCTCGATAAGAGCGGGTTTATCGACCGGATTTACAAGTGAGATTGCTGGTTCTCAGCAATGAATGCTGCTGCCATGTTGAACAGAGTTTGTACCGCTAAGAAAATCCCCCTCAATCCCCATTTTTCAAAGGGGGAAGTTCGGAGAGCGAAGCCGGTTCCCCTCTTTGAAAAAGAGGGGCTAGGGGAGATTTTCTGGCATGTCAATGTTCAACGAATTACGCCATGATCGCAGCCGTTGTTCTATCCGCGGGTGAGTCGAGCCGCATGGGCGAGCCTAAGGCACTGTTGTCGATTGACGGGCAAACTTTCATTGAGCGGATTGTCAGCGCGCTCAAGCTGAGCGGCTTGGAACGGATCGTTGTGGTTCTCGGCTTCAATGCTGAAGAGATGCGGCAAAAGATCGCGCACCTGCCGGTCGAGATCGTCGTCAATCCCCATTTCAAACAGGGCCAGCTTTCTTCGTTGCAGGCGGCGATTCGTCACTTGGAATCCGATAATAATTGCCAAGCTATGTTGGTTCACCTGGTCGATCATCCTTATGTCGATCCAGTTTTGGTGCGCGCGTTGCTTCAACATTTTAGTAATTCGAAAAAAGTAATCGTCGTGCCGCGCCATCATGGCAAACGGGGACATCCGGTGATTTTCTCTCGCGCGCTGTTCAGCGAATTGTTAAATGCGCCGCTCGATCAAGGCGCCAAGGCCGTGGTCAACGCTCACCGCGACGAGACCTTGGAAATCGACACTGAAGACGTTGGCATCACTCTCGATATCGATACGCCGGAACTTTATCGGCAACATGTGAAAGGTAAGTAGATGGCAAAACTGCAATTGACTTTGGCCTGCGGCGACTATGATTTTTTGCGGCCGCTGATCGACGGCGAGATTCAACCCCAGGGGATTGAATTGAACGTCCTCACCATGCCGTCGCCGGAGCGCCACGGAAGGATGTTGAAGCATGACGAGTTCGACGTTTGCGAATTGTCCCTGGTCGGCTATTTAGTTTCCCGCGACAAGGGCTGCGGCTACAACGCGCTCCCGGTTTTTCCACACCGCCGCTTTCGCCATCAGTACATGGTCAAGCGCACCGGTTGCGGCATCGAGAAGCCGGCCGATCTGAACGGCAAACGAATCGCGCTCGATACCTTGCAGAATTCCGCCGGCCTATGGATGCGCGGCATTCTCCAAGATCATTATGGATTAGATCTCAAGACCGTCGAATGGTGGTGTCAGGAAGAAGAAGATATTCCCTTCGAGCCGGCGAGTTGGATGAACGTCAAGCGCGTGGCGCACGGCAAGAACGTCGATCAAATGCTGCTCGACGGCGAGATCGAAGCTTCGCTTTATCCTGAAACGCTGCCGTCGATTCGTAACGGCAATCCCAAGGTTGCTCTGTTATTCCCTGATTCTAAGAAAGCCGAGATCGAATACTACCAAAACGGCGGCCACTTCCCGATCATGCACACGGTGGTGGTGAAGAATCACATCTTGGAAAAACATCCTTGGGTCGGCATCAGCTTGGTGCAGGCCTTCGAGAAGGCCAAGCAAATTTGCTACGCGCGCAACAGCGACCCGCGCAGCTTCGCCTTGGTCTGGGTGCAAGACTTGATGCGCGAACAAAAAGAAATCTTCGGCACCGATCCCTGGCCGTATAATTTGGACGACAACCGCAAAGCGCTGGAAGCGGTGATCCGTTATGAATACGAGCAGGGGATGATTAAGAAAAACCCCAAGGTCGAGGATCTGTTCTTCGCGCCGAGCTTGGAGCGGATTCAGCATTACGTGTAAGCGCTTGAGCGTGTCTGTCGTTGTGAACGGAATCGGCGCGTTGAGATTCCGTCGTCGTGGGCTACCGGGCGCGCTACGCGCAGCCGCTGCGTAAGCCGGTTTGGAGATCCTTACGAAGGCTGCCGGCTAACAACAGCTTGCAGCGGACCGTCAGCTGAAGCTGGAGGTTAGCCAGCGTGAGAGGAGCGTCGACATTCTTAGGCTGGCTGTTCTAAAATTCACTAAGCAATTCGTATGATCACGAAGAAGTTGAGCACGATCCTTACCGGCTGCTATTTGCTGTTGGCGGTATCTACTGTCGCTTATGAACTCAGCATCCGACTTTTCGACCGAGGGCATTCTGAATTTGCCGGCATGTTGTCGGTGGCGCTAAGCTTGCCGGCGAGTGTCGCGGTGATCTGGATCGGCAAGGCGGCGTTCGGCGTGAACGTCGGCCATTCGGACGTTTCATTTGTCGTGATCCTCGGACTCTCGGCGCTCGCGAACGCCTGCATCGTCTGGTTGGTTTTCGTTATGCTCAGCCGTCAGAGGTGAATTTTTGAGGAGAATGTCGGCCCGTAGCTTGACCAGTCGCACAAGCGCGGCCTCACCATCGACAAATAACGAGCGCCAAAATCCCTGTGGCATATATTCCTGCCGCCCTCACTTGTCACTCTTCTCCACTTGACACACAACGCCGCTCCGGCGTACGACGATGATATCAAGACCGCCAAAGGAGAGTTGCCATGGCCAATTCATTCGAAGTCATCGATGCCGACGGACATATCACCGAGAGCGACGCCCAGCTGAAAAAATACATGCCGGAGAAATACGTCAAACGAGTTTCGTCGTTGACGCCGGGCGATAGCTGGGATCGTTCGCTCAGCGGCAAGCTCGGCACCAGGGCGGGCGATGCCAAGAGTTGGCTCGACGCCATGGATCGCGGTGAAGTTTCGACCGCGGTGTTATATCCGACCAACGGTTTGAGCGTGGGCTGGATTCGCGAGCCCGATGTCGCGGTGCAGTATGCTCAAGCATGGAATAATTTCTGCTCGGAAGAGTTTCAGAAAGTCAGTCCGCGGTTGAAATGCGTCGCCTTGGTTTCGTTTCAAGATGTCGCCGAAGCGGTCAAGGAATTGCGCCGCGCGGTCAAAGAATTGAAACTGGTCGGCTTGATGCTGCCGGCGGTGGGTTTGCGCCTGCCCCTCGGCCATGAAAGCTTTTGGCCGATTTATGAAGAGGCGGAGAAGCTTGACTGCATGGTCGGCGTCCATGCCACCGTGCGCGGGCCGCACTATTTTGCCGGCGATTTGTTCGACCAGTTCATCGAAGTGCACACGCTGTCGCACTCTTTTGCGCAGATGATGCATTGCACCAGCTTGATGTTTCGCGGCGTGTTCGACCGTTTTCCTAAACTCCGCGTGGCGTTCATGGAAGCGGGTTGCAGTTGGGCGCCTTACTGGTTCGGCCGCATGAGCGAGGAGTGGGAGATTCGCGGTGCGGTGGAAGCGCCCCTGTGCAAGCGCAAACCGCTCGACTACTTGAAGGACGGGCGGATTTATTTTCACGCGGAAGATTATGAGCCATTGATCGGCGCGACCACGGAAATAATTTCCCATCGAAATATTTACTACGCTTCCGATTTTCCTCACTGGGACACCGAATTCCCGGAAAATATCCACCATTTGAATCGGCGCAAAGACTTGAACGACGAAGCCAAAAAATGGCTGTTCGCCGAGAGCGCCAAGAAACTCTACAATCTGAGTTAGGACATGGCGGTGAAACGCAAAGTTTGCATGACCGGTCCCACCGGGCTGACCGTGGTCGAAGACGCCTTGCGCCAAGCCGGCTGCGAGTTGGTCTTGGGGAAATCGCTAGACGATTTCCGCGAATTTCGTTACCAGCGCAAGGAGCTGGTCAAGTTGATCGGCGATGCGCCGATTGTTTTTCCCGCCGGCCGAGATTTTATCGGCGCGGATATTTTGGACTCCTGTCCCGATCTCCAAGCGGTGGTGAAGTCGAGCATCGGCATCGAATCGGTGGATGTCGACGCGGCCACCGATCTCGGTATCCTGTGCTGCAACAGTCCGACGCCGGAAAATTATTTGGGCGTGGCCGAGGCGACCATCGGCTTGATGGTGGCGCTCTTCAAACGCTTGAAGCGCAACGAGGCTCACATGCGCGTCCATGGCTGGAAGGAAGCGCGCAACCACGGCGTGCTCATGCTCGGCAGGACGGTGGGCATCATCGGCGTCGGGCGGATCGGCCAAAGCATCGCCAAGCGCTTGGCGGGCTGGGGCATGAATATCTTGGGCTACGATCCCTACGTGACCCAGGAAACTGTGGCGGATTTAGGCGTAACGATGGTTTCTCTCGAAGAACTGCTGCGCCAATCCGATGTCGTCACGCTTCATGTGGTGTTGACCCGTGAGACCCGCGGCCTGCTTGGCATGGCGCAATTCAAATTGATGAAACCCAGCGCTTTTTTCATCAACACCTCGCGCGGTCCGGCGATCGACGAGAGCGATTTGATTCAAGCATTGAACGACAACCTAATCGCCGGCGCGGCTCTCGATGTCTACGCCGAGGAACCGACGCCGATGAGCAATCCACTGCGCCAAGTGGAAGCCGAGAAATTGATCTTGACGCCGCACACGATCGGGACCAATCCCGGCTCCCAGGCGGCGGGGCAACAGCTCGCCGCGCAATCGATTCTTGAACTACTTGAAGGCAAGGTTCCCAATACCGTAGTCAATCCGCTGGCAATTCCGCGCTGGCGGGAACGGTTTTGGTCGTGATGAATTTGTATCGCCATTTCAAGCTGGCATTTTTCGCGCTCGTGTTCGTGATGGTGGGGAATAGCGTGGCATTGGCGGCTGGTGCGCCGATTCGCGTTGGTTATCCGCAGCCGAGCGGCGCCATGCTGCCGTTGTGGTTGGTGAGCGATGCTCGGCTCGATCAGAAATACGGCGTGACCGTGCAGAACATTTTTATCTCCGGCGCGGCGCGCATGAATCAATCGATGGTCGCCGGCGATATCGATTTGGCGAGCATCGGCGGCGCCGTGGTCAATACGGTTTTGGCCGGCGGCGATTTGGTCGCCATTGCGGTGGGCGTGCCGACCTATGGGTTTTCCTTTTACGCTCGGCCGGAGGTCAAGGACATCGCTAGCTTGCGCGGCCAGGTTGTCGGCATCATGAGCAAGGGCGCGTCTTCTGAGCATGCCGTGATCTCCTTGCTCCAACGTTACAACTTGCAACCCGGCAAGGACGTGAAGTTCATCTATCTCGGCGGCGTGCGCGAAGTGCTCGCCGCCATCGAGCGCGGCATCGTCGCGGCCGGTGTGTTGTCGTCGCCGACGACCTTGGCGGCGCGGCGCCTGGGCCAGAAAGAATTGGTCAACATCGCGACCCTCGGTGTGCCCTACGTGCACAGCGGTGTGGTCACCCGGCGGAGCTTCGCGCGCCAGCAACCGGAAAGCGTGAAAGCGTATCTGCGCGCCTACATCGCCGCCATAAAAATCGCCAACGAAGACGCCGAGACCAGTAAGACGGCCTTGAGCCGCTATTTAATCACCACTGACAGCGCGATCCTCGACGAAGCGTATCAAACGTTTCGCGGCATGTTTCCCCGCGTTCCCTACGTGACCGAAGAGCAAATCAGGTCGAGTCTCACGTTGTCGGAAAATCCCAAGGCGGCGGGGGCCAATCCCAAGGATTTCTTCGACACCCGGTTTTTAAAAGAGATTGAAGACAGCCGTTTTGTTCAGGAGCTTTATGGGCGGCGCTAAGTGGTGTTGTCCGAGGTATTATAGGGGCGAAAGATTTTTCGCCCCTACGGTCATGCTGGGCGCGATGTTGATTTTGGCGTTGCTGCTGCTGCAAATATCGGCGGGCGATAGTTTCGCCGCCGCTACCATTCGCATTGGCTATCCGCAGCCGAGTGGCGCCATGTTGCCGATTTGGGTGATGGCGGAAACCAAGCTCGACCAGAAATACGGCGTCGATCTGCAGAACATTTACATTTCCGGCGGCGCCCGTCTGACGCAAACGTTGGTGTCGGGTGATATTGAACTCGCGGCCACCGGCGGCGCGGTGATTAACGCGGTTTTGAGCGGCGCGGAGATTACCTATGTCGCGGCCAGCGTGCCGACCTATGGTTTTGCTCTCTACGTGCGTAACGATGTGAAGGACGTGGCTTCGCTCAGGGGCAAAGTCGTCGGCCTGATGACCAAGGGCGCGTCCACGGATCATGGAATGACCGCGCTCTTGCGCCAGTACAACATGCGCTCCGGCCAGGATGTCAAAGTCTTGTACCTTGGCGGTGTGCGCGAAGGTTTAGCCGCCTTGGATCGCGGTATCGTCTCGGCGACGACGATCTCGGCGCCGACGACTTTAATGGCGCGCCGCATGGGCTACAAGGAGCTGCTCAACTTCGCCAATTTGAAAATCCCGTACATTCAGTTAGGCATCGTTGCCCATAAAAGTTTCTTGCGCCAACAGCCCGAGCGCATGAAGGCGTTTCTGCGCGGTTACATCGCCGCGATCAAAGTGGTCAACGAAGACAGCGAGGTCAGCAAGCACGCGCTGGCCAAGTATCTGGCGACCAGCGACGGCGCGATTCTCGACGAAGCCTATCAAGCCTATCGCGGCATCTATCCGAAAGCGCCCTACACGACCGAAGATCAAGTACGTTCGATTCTCGCCGCTGCCGATCATCCAAAGGCTGCGGCCGCCGATCCGAAAGATTTTTTCGATAACCGATTGTTGAAGGAGATCGAAGACAGTGGCTTTATCAATGAACTTTATAGCCGGCGGTAAGTGGTTTTGTCAGGCGGATAGAAGGGCGGATTTCACCACGGAGGACACGAAGGGCACGAAGTTCGGAATAAGAATTATCCGAAACCTTCGTGTCCTTCGTGATCTCCGTGGTGAAAAATCTTTCGCATCGTACTGCCGAGAAGCCATTCTTCGCACAATGGTTGTCGCACTTCTATTACTCTCAGCGCTCGCGCAGAACTGTCAGGCAGCCGTCGCACCGATCACCGTGCGCGTCGGTTATCCCCAGCCGAGCGGGGCGCAGTTGCCGCTGTGGGTGATGTCGGAAGCGAAGCTCGATCGCAAGTACGGCGTCGATTTGCAAAACATTTATATCTCCGGCGGCGCCCGACTGACGCAGACCTTGGTCGCCGGCGATATCGATATGGCGACCACCGGCGGCGCGGTGATCAACGCGGTGTTGAGCGGGGCCGAGCTGGTTTATATCGCGTTGATCGTGCCGACCTACGGATTCTCCGTCTATGCTCGGCCCGAACTGAAAGACATTTCCGGCTTGAAAGGCAAAGTGGTCGGCGTCATGACTAAAGGCGCATCTTCCGATCACGGCATGATCGCGGTGCTGCGCCACAACCATTTGGCGGCGGGACAAGACGTCAAGTTTCTCTACCTCGGCGGCGTGCGCGAAGCGTTGGCGGCGTTGGAGCGCGGCATCGTCAGCGCCGCGGTGCTGTCGGCGCCGACGACACTGTTAGCCCGGCGCATGGGTTTTAAAGAAGTGATCAACATCGCGAGCTTGAATTTACCCTACGTGCACAATGGTGTGGTGACCCGCCGTTCGGCCGTGCGTCAGCAGCCCGAGCGGCTCAAAGCGTTTTTGCGCGGCTATATCGCGGCGGTCAAAGTTTCCAATGAGGATGCGGAAACTTCCAAGCGCGCGTTGGCCCGTTTTCTCGCCACCAATGATGGCCCGGTGATCGACGAGGCGTATCAAACCTTCAAAGGCATCTTTCCCCGCGTACCCTACATTACCGAGGACAACATCAAGGCGGTGCTCAGCGTCGCCGACCATCCGAAAGCGGCGGGCGCCGATCCGAAGGAGTTCTTTGACAACCGCTTGATCAAAGAGTTAGAAGATACAGGGTTCATCAAGGAACTGTACGGACAGCGGTAATTCTTATGAGCAAGCATGAATATTCGAAATTGGCGATTTCGCTGGCGCTAGCGATTGTCTCATTGACTGGTCCCGCCCACGGCGCCGCCGCGCCCGACAAGCTAGTTGGCGTTCATTCGGCTCGAGTGATGTCGCAGTCCTTTCCTTGGGTGGCTCAAGAAGCGGGGCTGTTTAAAAAGTATAATCTAGATTTCAATTTGGTGTTTATATCCTCGTCGTCCATCGTCACAGCGGCGCTTCTCGGCGGCGACACTGAGATGACCGTCACCGGCGGCATCGGCAACGTCGCGGCTTATGTCAAAGGTTCCACCGATGTCGTGTT encodes:
- a CDS encoding amidohydrolase gives rise to the protein MANSFEVIDADGHITESDAQLKKYMPEKYVKRVSSLTPGDSWDRSLSGKLGTRAGDAKSWLDAMDRGEVSTAVLYPTNGLSVGWIREPDVAVQYAQAWNNFCSEEFQKVSPRLKCVALVSFQDVAEAVKELRRAVKELKLVGLMLPAVGLRLPLGHESFWPIYEEAEKLDCMVGVHATVRGPHYFAGDLFDQFIEVHTLSHSFAQMMHCTSLMFRGVFDRFPKLRVAFMEAGCSWAPYWFGRMSEEWEIRGAVEAPLCKRKPLDYLKDGRIYFHAEDYEPLIGATTEIISHRNIYYASDFPHWDTEFPENIHHLNRRKDLNDEAKKWLFAESAKKLYNLS